The Undibacterium cyanobacteriorum genomic sequence AAGCCAGGCGGCAAAAAGTGGTGCCACGATCAGGTTTACGATTTGCCACCCAGGCTGATGCAATAAGCCGCGCGAAAAGATGAGTAAACTCACGCCGCCGAGCAAGGCCCCAATCAGGGCATAGCCCAAACATTGCAACAAAATTTTGCCGCCACTACCGTCCTGCTGATGGGTTTGCTCTGTTTGCAAAGGAAAATGAGCAATCGCTTCTAAAAAGATTTCCAGAAGGAGAAAGATAATGTCTTCCATGGTGTCCGTTAAAGTGATGTGAAAGCGCGCAGTGTATCGATGTCGCGCTCTTCAACTCCACGGTAGTTTGTATATCGCTTTACCTTTCCACAATCCTCTTAAAGAGATTCTCTCAACGTTTCAGCTTGCAGATCGCGTTCAATATCCACCTTTGACCAAGCGCTGAGAGATCCACCACAGATTTCCAAACTGATCCCGCACACCACCTTGTCGATCTCCATAGGGCATATCAGCGACAGGCATAATCAAGCTAGCCCCAAATTGCAGTGCACGATTGATACTTTCATCGGCATTTTCCACATATAAGTAATACGAAGCTGGCATCGCGGGATAGGCTTCAGAGGACTCGCTCACCATCAGCATCGAGGTGCCAATCGCAATTTGGGCATTGGCGATACACCCATCTTCACGCAGACTTCGATGCAGCTCAAACCCATCCAGCCCTTGTACCAAAAACTCGACAAATTGCTCAGCTCCCTCAACAAATATATACGGTGTGACGGTATTAAATCCTGGAGGAATATACATGCTTTGCTCTCAAAAAAAATGAAAATGATTTCGATCAAGTTGTTGATCTAAATACCCGATGCAGCGTCGTCAAACGTGAGCGGAAGCGTGAACCAAAACACGGTCCCCATTCCCTCTTGAGTGGTGAAACCGATCTGCCCTCCCATCGCTTCTACGAGGGCTTTGCTAATCTTGAGCCCCAACCCCGTGCCACCTTGCTGGCGCGTGTTGCCATTATTGGCTTGGGCAAACGCACTAAAGATCTCTCCTTGGAAATCGGCTGGAATACCCTGACCGTAATCTTCGATTTCGACCAAGGCATGACCATCGACCTGAGAAACCCGCACGTCGACCTTCTCAGCAC encodes the following:
- a CDS encoding VOC family protein, whose protein sequence is MYIPPGFNTVTPYIFVEGAEQFVEFLVQGLDGFELHRSLREDGCIANAQIAIGTSMLMVSESSEAYPAMPASYYLYVENADESINRALQFGASLIMPVADMPYGDRQGGVRDQFGNLWWISQRLVKGGY